The genomic region AACGGACATTTTGCTCCTTTTAAAAAGCGCGGCGTTGATACCCAAGGCGTAAAAGTAGAGGAAGGCAAAACCTTTTTTTGGGCCGCCGAATATGATAAGGATTTTAAAAACGCGTATACAAAAGTGACGGACTTGAACGTTTTTGCCAATTTTAAACCCCGCATTCTCAGTTCACATAAAAAATGCAAATACGCTTTTTTGGGAAATATTGACCCTGAAATCCAATTAAGTCTTATTAAACAAATGGACGGCGCTAAACTTATTACCTGCGACACTATGAACTATTGGATTAATTCAAATAAAAAAGCGGTTAAAAAAGTTATTAAAAATACGGATATTTTATTTGTAAATGAATCTGAGGCAAGAATGCTTACCGGGGAATATAATTTAATTAAAGCCGGTAAAGATATTTTAAAACTTGGCGCTAAACACGTTATTATAAAGCTTGGTCCCAACGGCGCTATGTTTATAAGCCCGCTCGGCATGGCCCAGCTTCCCCCGTTTTTAGTTGAAAACATTTATGACACTACGGGTGCGGGAGATACTTTCGGAGGGGCTTTTACCGGTTATCTGGCAAGTCTTCCCAAATGGAATACCTTGTATGCCATTAAAAATGCAATGGCCGTAGGCGGCGTCATGGCCAGTTTCGGAATAGAAAGTTTTAGTATAAATAAACTGTTAGAACTTAGCCAGACAAAAATAAATTCGCGCTTAAATAAATACAAAAACGGATTACGGTTTTAAATAAAAAGGCGGATTAAAAACCGCCTTTTTTATGCAATAAAAAAGTTTTTTTACCGTTGTTATAATATAGGGATAGAAATTTATGAGTGAAACCGCAGATAATGAATTATTGGAACAATTTAAGAAAGGCGATACTTTTTCTTTAGGGCTGCTTATAGAGAAATATAAAACACCGTTATATACATTTATAATTTCTTATGTTAAAGATGCTTCAGTCGCTGAGGATATTTTTCAAGAAGTGTTTTTGAAAATTATTAAAAATCCGTATATTTATAAGGAGAACTCAAATTTTAAAGCCTGGCTTTTTACGGTAAGCAGGAATAAGTGTATGGATTATTTCAGACAAAGCGGCACGGATCTTCAGTCTTTGGATGCTGTTGTTGAAGAGGGTTTTAGCCTTCACGAAACCGTTCAGTCCAAAGAGAAAGAACCTTTAGATTTTCTTCTTAATTTAGAAGATGCGGAAGCGGTTAATAAAGCTTTAAATATGCTTCCGCTTGAGCAAAAAGAAATAATAATAATGCGTCAAACAATGAGTTTTAAAGAAATAGCCCAATTGCTGAGCTGCCCTATCGGCACAGTGCTTGCCAGAGCCAGCAGAGGATATAAAAAAATGCAGCAACAACTAACAATTAATAATTTTGAATCATCGGAGGCCGTTTATGCAGAATGATGAACTTTTTAAATATATGGGAATAAGCCCTGACAGCGGGGAAGCGGAAAAAATAAACGCCGTTTCTAAGGCTGTGTCTAAAGAATTAAACAAAACTTCTTTAGCTCCTTCACAGGCTGTTATTGACAACATTATGGCAGCGGCTGCAAAGAAAAACAAATATGCAATAAAAAATCTGTTTTCGGCGTTTAGTTATAAGACTTTGCTTACTGGCGCTTTAACTGTTTTTATTGTGTTTGCTGTCCCGTATATGTTATCAAAAAATAGTTTGGGGCGGATAGATACCGACATATACAGTTCGGCGGTTGAAACAAATTTTGATCAATTTGATTCCGATTTAAGCGAAGTTTTGGAATATCTTGAAACAATATAAGGGAGGATAGTTATGAAAAAAATATTAGCGGGCTTTTTTGCAGTATGTTTACTTGCAGTTTTTGTAAACGCCCAGCCTATGGGACAAGGTTCTAAAAAATATCCCGGCAAGGCAGATATGGAAGGTATGAGAGAGCACTTTAAAAATAAAATGAAAGAAAATAAAGCTCTTCATGAGGAATACGCTAACGCTAAAACTGACGCTGAAAAGAAAGCGGTTGAAGCTAAAATAAACCAAAAAGTAGCCGAAGAAACGGATGCTGAAATAGCGATGTTCCAAAAACGTCTTGACGATTCGGAAAAAAAGCTTAAAGAAGCTAAAAAGAAACTTTCCGAAAAGAAGAAAGATAAAAAGAATATAAACCAGAAAAAAGCTGAAATGATAAAGGAAGGAAACTTTTCTAAATTTGGCAAAGAAAGAAAATGCGATAAAGCCGAATGTTCCGAAGGTAAAGAATGCGGTTGCGATAAAGGCGAACGCAAAAGTTTTAAAGGTGATTTTAAGGGTCCTAAAGACGGACAGCGCAAAGGCGGTCCCAGAAGTAAAATGAACTCTAAAGCGCCTGAAGTTAAAGTAGAAAATAAATAATGCTTTAAATTGCTTTAATACAAAAATCCCGGAATTATATTCCGGGATTTTTTATTGTGCCGTGAAAAGTTTTCGCGTAAGCTTAAAGATTGGCAGTTTTATTTCTACGCCGCCTGCGCTTTAACCATGCATAAGGAAATATTGTTTTGTTATTTTAGAGCAATCGAAAAAGTAAAGTTTTAAAACAAGAAACCCCGGGCTTGGCCCGGGGAGTTTTGTATTTGTTAAAACGAAACAGCTAATTTAATTTTGTGATATCAGCTATTACTGTTAATAAAGAAGCAGTTTTATTAAGCAGGTTAAGCCTGTTTTTCCTAATTTCCTCTTTATCACTGTTAACCATAACCGAATCAAAAAAAGAGGCAAGCTCCCCTTTAAAACCGGCGAGTAAAGCAAATATTTCCTCACAATCTTTTACGGTTAGAGTTTTGTTATATTTGATAAGTTCTTTTTCCGTTTTTTCAACGGCAGTTAAAAGATTTCTTTCCGCGTCATGCTCAAACAGTGTGCTGTTAACTGAGGCAGCGTCAAACTCGGCTTTTTTTAATATGTTTATAACGCGTTTGGCGCTTTCGCCCACGGTTTTAAGGTCTTCATTTTCTTTCATGTTTTGAAGAGCTTTAGCTACTTGGAGCGTGTGTGTAAAAGGTTTGGCGGCATTGCCGGAAACGCACATAATTACCTTGGTATCTATGGACTCGTTTTCTAATAAGTTAGACATGCGAGCGTCTAAAAACGCTTCCAAAGCGCAATATACATCAGTTTCTTTTTCATAAAGTTTAACGGAGTAATCAACTAATTCCTTAGGCGCAATGGGCATATTATAATCAAGCATCATTCTTACAATGCCTATGGCCTGGCGTCTTAAAGCGAAAGGGTCTTCACTGCCGGTAGGTATTTGGCCTGTTAAAAAGTTGCCTGTAACAGCGTCCATTTTGCCGGCTAAAGAAACTATGGCGGATTCCAAAGTTGAAGGAAGTTCGGACGTTGATGTAAGCGGGAAGTAAAACTCTTCCAACGCTTTCGCAGTTTCGGTTGGTTTATTTTCTTTTAAAGCGTAAACGCCGCCCATATAACCCTGCAGTTCCGGAAATTCATAGACTACTGACGAAGTTAAATCAGCGTAACAATAATCGGCCGCCTGCCCAACAATATCTTTTTTCGCACCGCATTTTTCAGCCAGCCAAAGGGCCAGCTTTTTTGTTCTCTCGGTTTTATCAAGCATTGTTCCAAGTCCGTCAATAAAACGTACTGTGGCAAGCTTTTCTTTAAAAGCGTTTAAACCTTTGTTTAAATCCTGGTTATAAAAGAAAATTGCGTCGCTTAATCTTGCCGACATAACCTTTTTAAAGCCTTCCATAACTTCCTGCTGGTTAACGGACATGCCGTCCCTCACGGCTATAAAGTAAGGCTCAATACCGCCGTCTTTGTTTACCATATGAAACATTTTTATCTGTTTCTTTAAAACGGTTATGATAAGCTCTTTTGGCAAGGTTAAAAACCTTATTTCAAAATCGCCCGGCACTGCTACGGGGTGTTCTGTCATATAAACGGTTTCGTTAAGCAAATCCTCACTTATGACGGAGGTTAAATTTCTTAATTCCCCTTCTTTAGCAATGGCTTTAGCAAGAACTTCTTTTCTTTCTTCAGGTTCGGCCAAAATAGGTTGCGGCTGATTTTTAAGCGTTTCTATGTAGCTGTCGGCCGAGGCTATTTTTATGCCTTTCGTACCAAATGAAGATAAAGGCCACGTTGTTCTGCCGCTTTCAACGCCGGCTACTTTAAATTTTATAACAGCGTCACCGTATAAACCTATTAAGGTGCGTATAGGACGTGCGAAACGAAGGCCGCTTTCTTCCCATACCATGTTTTTGGGGAACTGTAAAGAAGTTACAATATTTGTAAAAATCTGTGGTAAAAGTTTTTTAGTGGCTTCACCTTTAATTTTTATTTTGGCATAAATAAAAGGGCCGTTTGGCGTTTCAACTACGGAAAGTTTTTCAGGCTTAATACCGTTTTTTTGCGCGAATCCTGCGCTTTGAGGAGTAAAATTGCCGTTTGCGTCTTTTAAAAGTTTAGCAGGCGGGCCTTTAATTTCTTTGGAAATATCTTTTGATTTGGGTTCAAGGCCTTCAATGTGAAGGGCTATTTTCCTAAAAGTTCCGAAAGCGCGTAAAGACGCGTAAGAAATATTATATTTTGCAAATTGCTCGGCGGCTAAGGCTTCCATTTGCCTTAAAGCGCCTTCAACAAATCTCGCGGGTAAATGTTCAACCCCGATTTCTAACAATGCGTTTTTCATATTATTTGATAACCTCGGGTTCGACAGCCTTTATATACTCGGTAGCGCAAAGTTTGGCAAGCGAGCGTATTTTTGCAATTATGTTAGTACGGTCGGACACGCTTATAGCGCCGCGAGCTTCTAACATATTAAAGTAATGTGATACTCGCATAGCGCATTCATAAGCAGGAAGGTACAAGCCCATAGAACAAAGACGTTTACATTCTTCCTCATTTTCTTCTACGTAGCGTCTTAAATGTTCAATGTTAGCCTGTTCAAAATGATAGCGGGAAAATTGTTTTTCGCCTTCTAAAAATAAATCCCCGTAAGAGCGGGTATTATTCCACATAATGCCATAAACATTATCTTTCTTTTGGGAATACATGGCTATACGCTCAAGCCCGTAAGTAATTTCAACTGTTATGGGGTTAAGGGCATAACCGGCCATATTTTGGAAATAAGTAAATTGTGTAACTTCCATACCGTCAAGCCAAACTTCCCAGCCCACGCCGCTTGCGCCCAATGTAGGGGACTGCCAGTCATCCTCAACCCAGCGTACGTCATGTTCTTTGGGGTCAAGGCCTATAGCTTTAAGTGAGTTAAGGTAAAGTTCCTGAATATTTGAAGGCGCCGGTTTTATTATTACCTGAAACTGGTAATATTTGCCTAATCTGTTAGGGTTTTCGCCGTATCTTCCGTCCGCGGGTCTGCGGCATGGTTCAGCGTAAGCGGCCGAGGTCGGCTTTGAAGTGAGCGACCCGTAAAATGTATAGGGGCTGAAGGTAGCCGCGCCTTTCTCCACATCATACGGCTGTCCTACTATACAACCCTGTTTTTTCCAATAATCTTGTAATGTAAATATTATATCTTGAAAGTTCATATATTAAATTTTACTATTTTTTAACTTTGTGTGCGGAATGGAAAAGGGCCTAATAAGCGGCGGCGGGCTGGGTTTCGGCCTCGAATTCGCTGTCATAGTTATCAAGGTTTCTAGCCATGTCGGAAATATCTTCGTCTTTTAAAGTATTAAGCGGGTAGGTAAGGTATCTGTTTAAAAACCTTCTGCAAATATAAGCAGATTTGTTTAAGTTAAGGAGGTCTTGGGGGGAAGTAAAGCCAAGGTTTTCAAAATCCGCATTATGCAAAGTTTCCCAAAAAGCGGCAGGTATACCTAAAGCGGGTTTATCCATACCAAAGCCCGCCAAAGTCATAAGTCGCAGTATAAAAGCTGGACTTAAAGAAGGGTTACAGTCTGTTTTTTGAAGGGAATTTAACGCTTCTTGCAGTAATAAAAATTTTTCTTCACTCGGTTGGTGTTCGGGCGTAAGCCTGAACATAAGTTCGCAAAAGTGCAAAGCCATTTTAGTTTTGGGGCCGTCTTGCCTTATTTGCGGGAAAACGCTTTCAATTTTACCGCCCGTAACACAGCCTATAACCGCGCCTCTTTTAACGTAAATGCGGTAATTGGCGTGCACAAAAGGCTCGCTTAACGCTTTTAGTTTACCGGCGGATTTATTAACGCTGGGGAACCTTAGGTTAAGCCTTCCATAGCTTTTTGTGTATAAGGAAACCATTCTGTCCGCTTCTCTAAAATTTTGGCGGATAAGAACTATCCCTTCATCAGTCATTATCATGCGGCCTCTTAAACAATAACCAACATTATAAATAAACCTAAGAACACCAAAGCAAGCAAAAGTTTTGTTATCCCGAGGTGTTTTTTAAATAAAGAGTTAACTTTTTCAGACTTATGTCCCAGCAATGTAAAACCGAAAACAATAAGAAGAGGTAAAATAAAAAGCAGGTTGTATAAGATAAGATATGAGACGGCCCTCGTTCTGAAATGGGGATCTTTCATTATCAAAACTATTGTGGGCACGTAAACCTGTCCTGTGCATACAGATTCAACTAAAGATACTAAAATACCTACGCAGAAAGCGGCTACTATAAGGCGCAGCGGGTGGCGGCCTTCGCCCTCTTTACCGCGCATAAAAAAACCTATTATTTTATTTATTTTGAGTTTTAAATTTTTGGGCAGTTGCAAAAGCATGCCGTCCGATTTTTTTGTTTTTTGGTAAATAATAAAATCATATAAACTAAGCAGAAAGAAAACAAAACAAAGCGCGGCGGCCAAAAAGTAAAATATTTTTATTACGTAGGCAAAGCCGCTCATTGCGTATAAAAACTCAAAAAGGCCCAGCCCTATTAAAAAGTAGGCCAAAAATACTGCAAGGCAGTAAGCGCTGCCGACGTAAACAACTTCTTTTTTATTATATCCGTAAACGGCAAGGAAAGAAACAAAAAATATTATTACGGCGAAAGCGCACGGGTTAATGCCGTCCGCCAAACCGCTTAAAACAATGGTTGAAAACGTAAGTTTGTTAAATTCGTCCTCAGCTTTTACTTCTTTTACCGTTATTTTGGTTGTTTCGTTGTTAGCCAAAGCTCTTTCAACTGCCGGGCCGGCGTAAAAAGCTATTTGCGCGGGGTAACCCTGCAGGTATGTTTCGCCTATGGCCATGGCGGGTACGCCAAAATCTTTACCGTAAGCCTCGGCCGATTCTTTAAAAATAATGCTGCCTTGCGCGTCGGATGTGTCAATATTTATAATTTCAATTTTTGAACCATATTCTTTTTTTAATTTTTCAACAAATTTATCCTGCTTCATATGGTTGCAGTGAACGCAGGCGGGAGAGGTAAATACGGCTACCCTAACCAAATCTTTGCCGAACATTGTAAGCGGTAATAAAAGTAAAGCTGTTATAAAAAGTTTTTTCATTTTTAAAATCCTTTTGCCATAAAGTCAGCCACTCCGGACATGACCATGTTAACAGATAATAAAACAAGCAGCATGCCGGTAAGCCTTTCCAAAGCTAAAAGGCCTCTTCTCCCGAGTAAATTGCTAATGGGGAATGAGAATAATAAAATTATAAGATTTAACGCTGACGCTATTAAAACGGCCATCCAGATAATGCTTTTGCTTGGGCTTTGGGCGGATAAAATCATTATTGTGCTCAGTGAACCGGGGCCCGCTACAAGCGGTATGGCCAAAGGAACTACAAAAGGTTCTTCATCTTTCGGGTTTGCGCCCGGATCTTCGGAACTTCCGAAAACAAGTTTAAGCGATATTATGAAAAGCATTAAACCACCGGCTATGCTTAAAGAATACTCTTTAATACCCATCATCCCCAAAAACTGCCTTCCTAAAAACACAAACGCCAACATTATTAATAGGGCTATACAAAGTTCTCTTATTAAAATAAAACGCCTTCTTTCGGGCGACACTTTCCGTAAAGCCGTTATGAATATAGGCATATTGCCAAAGGGGTCCATAACCATAAGAAGAGTAAAAACTGCAGAAAAAATAAATTCCATAAAACACCTTTTTCAGAAAATCTTAAATGTATATATACAGTATACAATTTTGTTTGCCAAAACCCAATCTTATAATAAAATATATGAATTTGCATTTAATAATTAGTAATATAAATTATAGGTGTATATTTTTGAAAGGGAGTAAATACTATGAAAAAGATATTAGCGGTACTTATGGCAGCCTTTATTTTCTGCGCCTGCTCCACCAAAGTTGAAAGGATGGACGCCGGTACGGTAAAAGATCTCAGCGGTGGTTGGAATGACACTGATTCCCAAATGGTGGCGGAAGAAATGATTTCTGACTGCTTAAGCCGTGTTTGGTATAACAGATTTTTAACCTCAAAAGGTAAAGAGCCTACCATAATAGTGGGAACGGTTAACAACCAAAGCATGGAGCATATTAATACCGATACCTTCATTGAAAATATGCAGCGCGCTTTAATTAACAGCGGCAAAGTAAACTTTGTGGCAAGCAAAAATGAACGCGGCGAAGTAAGAACAGAACGTCTGGAACAGGATGAGTTCGCCTCCGAACTTACAAGGAAAGCTTTTGGCAGGGAAGTAGGCGCAGACTTCATGTTAAGCGGCGTGCTTAATTCCATAGTTGATCAGGAAGGTAAAAGAAGCGTTGTTTATTACCAAGTCAATTTAAAACTTATAAATATTGAAACTAACCAGATAGTTTGGAACGGCGAGAAAAAGATTAAAAAATACGTACTTAAACGTTCCGCAAAGTGGTAGGGCCGGGAAGGGACTAATTTATGAAGAAGACCTGTATATTTCTGCTTATAATTCTTGTTATCTGCGGGTGCAGGTCTTCTTTTAATTTCAGACAGAACGTAAACAAGGAGATTAACGAGGGTAATTACTCTTCTGCCACAGCTAAAATTGAAGACCAAAAAAATAAGGTTTACAGGGAAAAAGATTCTTTAATTTATTATTTGGATTTAGGCACCGTGCAGCATGACGCCAAAAAACATGAAGAGAGTGATAAAAATTTTGACCTGGCCCAGCAAAGAATTGATGAGCTTTTTACAACAAGCGTAAGCCAGTCGGTAGGAACGCTGGTAAAAAACGAACTTACGGCCGCCTATGAAGGGGCCGATTATGAAAGAGCCATGACCTATTTTTACAGGGCTATGAATTTTTTAGCCATGAACAATTTGTCAGGTGCTTTGGTTGAAGCCAGAAAAGCAGTTTTTTATTTGGACAATTTAAGAAAAAATAAGCATAAAGGGTATAATGATGATCCTTTTGTACAGTATTTCGCCAGTTTGTTATTTGAAAGCGAGGGTAATTTATCCTCGGCAAGGATAGCCAGGGCAAACGCTTTTAACGCGTATGAGCGTTTTGCGTCTTTTTATAATGTGCCGAAGCCGGATTTTACTGTCCCTTCTAACGCGGATAAAATGGGGGAAATTATATTTGTCCATTATAACGGGCATATACCTATAATACGCTCCCAGACTATTCAGATAGCGTGGGACAGGGCGATGTCAATGACTGTAGGTACGGACGACCTTGCCAATGCGGATTCCTCCGTGCAAAACGCTGTCGTTGCGGGCATTATGGGCAACGCCGTCACCATAGCTTACCCTGTTTTAACACCTGTGCCGTTTAGTACGGCGGGGTCTTCGGTAAGAGTAGGCTCTGTTAAACAAGATACCGTGCTTGTGCATAATTTATCGGCACTTGCTAAAGAAGAATTAGATGAAAGAATGCCTTCAATAATGGCTAAAATGGTAGCGAGAGCGGTTATAAAACAGATTATAGCCACCCAGGCAAGGCATGCCGCCACAAAAGCTACGGATAATGAAAACTGGGGTATGATAGCTGGTATGATGGTAAGCGCTTTTAACGCCGCTACCGAGCGCGCGGACACAAGAATGTGGTTTACCCTGCCTGGGGAAATAAGAATGAGCAGAGTTTTTGTCGAACCCGGTTACCATAAAATAATTTTTACCGCCTATGACTCCATGGGTAACGCCATAGAGGTTAAAGATTTTGATAATATAGAAATTAAAGCAGGAGAAAGAATTTATTTGCATCACAGAACAGGCAAATAAAATTTTAAAAAGAGGTGTTATATGAAAAAAATATTGGCGTTGACTGTGTGTGCTGTAATTTTAGCGGCATGTTCCACGGTAAATAAGAATACTTTAAGTTATAAACTTTCTAAAGTATCCTCGGAAAAATATATTACGGGTGTAGGCTTTGCCCAGGATAAAAAAGAGGCCCAGGAAAGGGCCAAAGCCGATATTCAGGCTTTCTTTAATGCTACTTCAGCGGGGCAAATGCCTGTTGTGGCGGATATTTACAACCATGCGTTTATTGAAGAAACATGGAAAGATAAGCAAACAAATACTTATTACGCCATAGCCGCCTTGGAAAGAAAGGTCGCCAAAAATATGATTAAAAATAACTTGGACGCTATGGACTCGCAGCTCGCGGGTTTGGTTATGCAGTTTAATATGAAACAGGATAAATTTGCCAAAGTAAAAACAGCGCTTAAAATACAGCCTCTTTTATTAAAAAGAAACGCGCTTGAGGACCTGCATGAAAAAATAGATTATACCGGACAGGGGTATGACCCGCAAAATTTCTCCTCATTGAAAAATATAGTATACCAGTCAATGAACGATGTAAGATTTTCCCTTCAGGTATTGGGTAAAAACAGTGAAATTCTGCATACACATATTATTAACGCTCTTAATGAAATGGGTTTAAGCGTGGCTATTAACCAGGAAGCCGATATATCAGTAGACGTTAACAGTGAAATAGTTGAATATCCGTCAAAACGGTTAGAAGGGCTTTACTGGTGCAGTGCAACGGCTACCGTAGGTTTAAAAGATGTGGAAACAGGCGGAATTTTTGCGCGTTTTAGCATAAGCGGAAGACAAGGCTCCTCACGCACGGAAGAAGCCGTTAAAAGGACTATGGACGATATAGGCCAAAGTGCGGGCAAAGAAATTAAAGACAGATTATATGATTATTTGGAAAGGAGATAGCAGATGAAAAAATTATTAGTATTGGGTTTACTTTTAACACATATAGCTGTTTTGGCGCAAACCTCGGCCGTACCTGCCAATACCGAAGTTTCTGCGGGGGAGGAGGTTGTTGATCCCGTTTTAAAAGAGCAGGAAGAAAAGGCAAAAACCTTATATTCTTTGGGTTACCTGATGGTTGAAAGCGTTAAAAGCAATCTTATTATTGAAGATGAAAATGAATATAAGTACATATCGCAGGGCATGAGGGATAATTTGATGAATAACCCCAGCCAAACTGATATCAACCAATATAAACCGCTTATTATTAAAAGATATGAGGAAGACACTAAAAAAATAACCGCTAAAAGAGACGAGGAAAAGAAGAAATTTTTAGCCGCTGCAAAAAAAGAGAGAAATACAAAAGAACTTGAGGGCGGTATTTTAGTGCATACTATAACAAAAGGTAAAGGCAATGCTCCGACACCGGAGAATACGGTTAAGGTTAATTATCACGGAACGCTCATTAACGGAACGGTTTTTGATAGCTCTGTCCTTCGCGGCGAACCGGCGGAATTTCCTTTAACAGGCGTTATTCCTTGTTGGACAAAAGGCCTTCAGGAAATGCGCCCCGGCGGCAAAGCTAAATTAATATGCCCGCCCGAAACTGCTTACGGCAACAGGCAAAGGGGAATTATCTTGCCTAACTCTGTATTGATATTTGAAATAGAGCTTTTAGAAGTTAAATAGTAAAAAAGGCCGCTTGAAAGAGCGGCCTTTTTATTAGATTGCCGAGCAAAAAGCTTCTTTTTTTATTCGGAAGTTAAACCGCGCCCTGGTAAAAAGCTAAAAAATGCAAAAACCTCTTTAATTGATAAAATAACTGTTATAAAAACCAATTTGGCATTTATTTTATGGCTAAAAGAAAACAGGGCAGAAAATCAAAGAAGCAGCTTAATAAAATAATGGCGCTTGTTGCCGCTGTTATAATAGTTTATTTTGGTAAAGACGCCGTTATATATAAAGAATACCGTCCCGTAAAAGGCATTGTACAGGGAAGGGTAGTTAAAGTATCTGACGGGGATACCGTAACTTTATTAAGTCCGCAAAGAGAAAAAATAAAAATAAGGCTTTATGGAATAGACGCTCCTGAAAAAAAGCAAGATTATGGTTCCACCGCCAAAAAGGCATTATCTTCCGTAATTGCCGGAGAAGATATTGAAGCCGATATTATTGATATAGACAGATATGGACGCCCGGTAGGGCTTTTAACTTTACGCGGAGAAGATATTAACCGGCTTATGGTAGAGCGGGGCTACGCCTGGGTTTACCCACAGTATTGCCGTATAGAGAGGTGTACTTATTGGGTAACCTTGCAAGAGGAGGCAAAGGCCCGTAAAAAAGGGCTTTGGAATATGCGCTCGCCGCAGGAGCCTTGGCTTTGGCGTAAAGACAATAAATAAAACATATGGAAAGCCGCCTATATTAAGTTATAAAAAAAGAGTCGCCTTTTAGGCGGCTCTTTTTTTATAAAATCATTTAACTAAACTTATTTTTGTTTTCTAAGCTCGTTAAACCAGCCCTTATCAGTTCCTTTTAGTATTATTTCATTCCAGTCTTCCTGTGTTATTTGAGCTTCTTGCATAACCTGCGCCGTTATAACTATGGATGCGTTTTTATCGTTAGGGTGATTAGCCAGATATTCTTTTTCTATAGCCACATATCTTTTAACAACTTCGTAATCAAAAGCGTCTTGCTCAGCCTGCTGTTTTTTAATAAGTTCTTCCTGGTCGGATCCCGGCTCGGCCTGCGGTTCCGGCTCGTGAACTTTTATATAATTTTTATCACCTTTCGCGGGCGCGGTTTGTGCCGGCGAATCAGCAAAATTATCGTCTGAAGGCATAGCGTCTTCCATTGCTTTGGTATCTGAATTAACAGGTTTTAACGGTTTATTTATATCTAATATTGAAGGATCTTCCGTTCTGTTGTCTGACCAGTAATTTTGGCAAGCGTTGGGGTACACAATGAAAAAAGTGCACATAACTATGGTAACCAGAATTACGGTTTTAATTAGAATAATAAATAACGAATTTAACGGCTTGCGTGTATCTTCGTTCATCCTTCCTCCAAAAGTTTATTAAATATTAATTATAAATAACTTTAAAGATAATATACAAAATTATATTAATTTTGTTGGCGTAATTGTTGGGTAACCTGCTTGACCTCCGGGTCTGTTTGCAACTGCTGTATGAGTTTTAAAAACTCAGGATTTTGCGCGTATTTCATAAAAACCTGCTGCAGTTGCGGGTTTGCGCTTAACACTTGGTTGATATCTTGTCCGGCAAGTTTAGCAAAGTCCATATTATAAGCGCCGGCTTTTTGCATATCTTGGTTAAATTGCTTTATCAAAGGATTTTCCGAATATTTTTTAAATACATTTTCCGCCTTTTTCTGTACTTCGGCGTTGGTTGAAACTTGCGGCAATTCCGGTACAGGGTCTAAAGGAAAATCATTAGCGGACGGAGGCATAACTCCGGATTGGATGTTTGGTTTTACCTGGTGCCTGCTGGGAGGCATTTGGCTGTGCGTGGTATCAAGCGGAGTTTTAACTTCCGAAGGGGGCACATATAAAGCCACTCCGCTTTGCGGCGGCTCGCTTTCGGGCGTTTCCGCGCTTATGCTTCCAAACATTGACGGCATTTCGTTTTCCTGCTGAGCGTTAATTCTTTCAACATGCCTTTGGTAAATGCCGTAACCCCTGTACGCTATTAAAACGGCGATGCAGGCAACAATTATAGTAATAAAAAAGTAACTTTTTTTTGTCATAAGATTATTTTAGCATAAAGCTTTATGATTTAAA from Elusimicrobium minutum Pei191 harbors:
- a CDS encoding PfkB family carbohydrate kinase yields the protein MQKEILVVGTLGFDTVTNCRGRVDMVLGGSASYASVAASYFARTHLISIVGTDFSNGHFAPFKKRGVDTQGVKVEEGKTFFWAAEYDKDFKNAYTKVTDLNVFANFKPRILSSHKKCKYAFLGNIDPEIQLSLIKQMDGAKLITCDTMNYWINSNKKAVKKVIKNTDILFVNESEARMLTGEYNLIKAGKDILKLGAKHVIIKLGPNGAMFISPLGMAQLPPFLVENIYDTTGAGDTFGGAFTGYLASLPKWNTLYAIKNAMAVGGVMASFGIESFSINKLLELSQTKINSRLNKYKNGLRF
- a CDS encoding RNA polymerase sigma factor, whose product is MSETADNELLEQFKKGDTFSLGLLIEKYKTPLYTFIISYVKDASVAEDIFQEVFLKIIKNPYIYKENSNFKAWLFTVSRNKCMDYFRQSGTDLQSLDAVVEEGFSLHETVQSKEKEPLDFLLNLEDAEAVNKALNMLPLEQKEIIIMRQTMSFKEIAQLLSCPIGTVLARASRGYKKMQQQLTINNFESSEAVYAE
- the glyS gene encoding glycine--tRNA ligase subunit beta; this encodes MKNALLEIGVEHLPARFVEGALRQMEALAAEQFAKYNISYASLRAFGTFRKIALHIEGLEPKSKDISKEIKGPPAKLLKDANGNFTPQSAGFAQKNGIKPEKLSVVETPNGPFIYAKIKIKGEATKKLLPQIFTNIVTSLQFPKNMVWEESGLRFARPIRTLIGLYGDAVIKFKVAGVESGRTTWPLSSFGTKGIKIASADSYIETLKNQPQPILAEPEERKEVLAKAIAKEGELRNLTSVISEDLLNETVYMTEHPVAVPGDFEIRFLTLPKELIITVLKKQIKMFHMVNKDGGIEPYFIAVRDGMSVNQQEVMEGFKKVMSARLSDAIFFYNQDLNKGLNAFKEKLATVRFIDGLGTMLDKTERTKKLALWLAEKCGAKKDIVGQAADYCYADLTSSVVYEFPELQGYMGGVYALKENKPTETAKALEEFYFPLTSTSELPSTLESAIVSLAGKMDAVTGNFLTGQIPTGSEDPFALRRQAIGIVRMMLDYNMPIAPKELVDYSVKLYEKETDVYCALEAFLDARMSNLLENESIDTKVIMCVSGNAAKPFTHTLQVAKALQNMKENEDLKTVGESAKRVINILKKAEFDAASVNSTLFEHDAERNLLTAVEKTEKELIKYNKTLTVKDCEEIFALLAGFKGELASFFDSVMVNSDKEEIRKNRLNLLNKTASLLTVIADITKLN
- a CDS encoding glycine--tRNA ligase subunit alpha, translating into MNFQDIIFTLQDYWKKQGCIVGQPYDVEKGAATFSPYTFYGSLTSKPTSAAYAEPCRRPADGRYGENPNRLGKYYQFQVIIKPAPSNIQELYLNSLKAIGLDPKEHDVRWVEDDWQSPTLGASGVGWEVWLDGMEVTQFTYFQNMAGYALNPITVEITYGLERIAMYSQKKDNVYGIMWNNTRSYGDLFLEGEKQFSRYHFEQANIEHLRRYVEENEEECKRLCSMGLYLPAYECAMRVSHYFNMLEARGAISVSDRTNIIAKIRSLAKLCATEYIKAVEPEVIK
- the recO gene encoding DNA repair protein RecO encodes the protein MIMTDEGIVLIRQNFREADRMVSLYTKSYGRLNLRFPSVNKSAGKLKALSEPFVHANYRIYVKRGAVIGCVTGGKIESVFPQIRQDGPKTKMALHFCELMFRLTPEHQPSEEKFLLLQEALNSLQKTDCNPSLSPAFILRLMTLAGFGMDKPALGIPAAFWETLHNADFENLGFTSPQDLLNLNKSAYICRRFLNRYLTYPLNTLKDEDISDMARNLDNYDSEFEAETQPAAAY
- a CDS encoding MarC family protein translates to MEFIFSAVFTLLMVMDPFGNMPIFITALRKVSPERRRFILIRELCIALLIMLAFVFLGRQFLGMMGIKEYSLSIAGGLMLFIISLKLVFGSSEDPGANPKDEEPFVVPLAIPLVAGPGSLSTIMILSAQSPSKSIIWMAVLIASALNLIILLFSFPISNLLGRRGLLALERLTGMLLVLLSVNMVMSGVADFMAKGF